A DNA window from Falco peregrinus isolate bFalPer1 chromosome 8, bFalPer1.pri, whole genome shotgun sequence contains the following coding sequences:
- the ATG9A gene encoding autophagy-related protein 9A isoform X2, whose translation MAHFETQYQRLESSSTESPPGGGDLLVHVPEGAKSPWHHIENLDLFFSRVYNLHQKNGFTCMLIGEIFELMQFIFVVAFTTFLISCVDYDILFANKAVNHSQHPSEPIKVTLPDAFLPPNVCSARIQANSFLICILVIAGVFWIHRLVKFIYNICCYWEIHSFYINALKIPMSTLPYYTWQEVQARIVQIQKEHQICIHKKELTELDIYHRILRFKNYMVAMVNKSLLPIRFRLPLLGDTVFYTRGLKYNFELIFFWGPGSLFENEWSLKAEYKRAGNRLELAEKLSTRILWIGIANFLLCPLILIWQILYAFFSYTEILKREPGSLGARCWSLYGRCYLRHFNELDHELHSRLSKGYKPASKYMNCFISPLLTIVAKNVAFFAGSILAVLIALTIYDEDVLAVEHVLTTVTLLGVGITVCRSFIPDQHLVFCPEQLLRVILAHIHYMPDHWQGNAHRYETRDEFAQLFQYKAVFILEELLSPIITPLILIVCLRPKSLDIVDFFRNFTVEVVGVGDTCSFAQMDVRQHGHPAWMSAGKTEASIYQQAEDGKTELSLMHFAITNPKWQPPRESTAFIGFLKERVHRDSSVALAQQAVLPENALFSSIQSLQSESEPHSLIANVIVGSSVLGFHMGRDGQASRHLSEVASALRSFSPLQSAQQPPSGFQTAGRDGEGAQPRSASAMTASGADARTVSSGSSAWEGQLQSMILSEYASTEMSLHALYMHELHKQHAQLEPERHTWHRRESDESGESAHEELDAQRGAPVPIPRSASYPFSSPRQPAEETATLQTGFQRRYGGITDPGTVHRAPSHFSRLPLGGWAEDGQSARHPEPVPEESSEDELPPQIHKV comes from the exons ATGGCCCACTTCGAGACGCAGTACCAGCGTCTGGAGAGCTCCTCCACCGAGTccccccccggcggcggcgACCTGCTTGTCCACGTCCCCGAGGGCGCCAAGT CTCCGTGGCATCACATCGAGAACCTGGACCTCTTCTTCTCTCG CGTCTATAACCTGCATCAGAAGAATGGCTTCACTTGCATGCTCATTGGAGAGATCTTTGAGCTCAT GCAGTTCATCTTTGTGGTGGCATTCACCACCTTTCTTATCAGCTGCGTTGATTATGATATCCTGTTTGCCAACAAAGCGGTAAATCACAGCCAGCATCCCAGTGAGCCCATTAAGGTGACTCTGCCAGATGCCTTCCTGCCTCCAAATGTCTGTAGTGCAAG AATCCAAGCAAACAGCTTCCTCATCTGCATCCTGGTGATAGCTGGGGTTTTCTGGATCCACCGACTTGTCAAATTTATCTACAACATATGCTGCTATTGGGAGATTCACTCTTTCTACATCAATGCCCTCAAAATCCCTATG TCCACTCTGCCATACTACACCTGGCAGGAGGTGCAGGCTCGCATCGTGCAGATCCAGAAGGAGCATCAGATCTGCATCCACAAGAAGGAGCTGACAGAGCTGGACATCTACCACCGCATCCTTCGCTTCAAGAACTACATGGTGGCCATGGTGAACAAATCACTGCTACCCATCCGCTTCCGCCTGCCCCTGCTGGGAGACACTGTCTTCTACACGCGTGGGCTCAAGTACAACTTTGAGCTCATCTTCTTTTGGGGGCCTGGCTCCCTCTTTGAGAATGAGTGGAGCCTGAAGGCCGAGTACAAGCGGGCCGGGAACCGCCTGGAGCTGGCTGAGAAGCTCAGCACTCGCATTCTCTGGATTGGCATTGCTAacttcctcctctgccccctcATCCTCATCTGGCAGATCCTCTACGCCTTCTTCAGCTACACGGAGATCTTGAAGCGGGAGCCCGGCAGCCTGGGTGCCCGCTGCTGGTCTCTCTATGGCCGCTGTTACCTCCGTCACTTCAACGAGCTGGACCATGAACTGCACTCACGCCTCAGCAAAGGATACAAGCCAGCTTCCAAGTATATGAACTGCTTTATCTCCCCGCTGCTCACCATCGTGGCCAAGAATGTCGCCTTCTTTGCTGGCTCCATCCTGGCTGTGCTGATTGCTCTCACCATCTATGATGAGGATGTGCTGGCGGTTGAGCATGTCCTGACCACAGTCACCCTCCTCGGGGTGGGCATCACGGTGTGCAG GTCTTTCATCCCTGACCAGCACCTGGTGttctgcccagagcagctgctgcgAGTCATCCTGGCACACATCCACTACATGCCTGACCACTGGCAGGGCAATGCCCACCGCTATGAAACCAGGGACGAGTTTGCCCAGCTCTTCCAGTACAAAGCG GTCTTTATCCTGGAGGAGCTCCTCAGTCCCATCATTACCCCCTTGATCCTCATCGTCTGCCTGCGGCCCAAGTCCTTGGACATTGTTGACTTCTTCCGCAACTTCACTGTGGAGGTGGTGGGCGTGGGTGACACCTGCTCCTTTGCCCAGATGGATGTGCGCCAGCATGGCCACCCGGCG tggatgtcaGCAGGAAAGACGGAGGCCTCCATTTACCAGCAGGCTGAGGATGGCAAGACGGAACTGTCCCTCATGCACTTTGCCATCACCAACCCCAAATGGCAGCCACCCCGCGAGAGCACGGCCTTCATCGGCTTCCTGAAGGAGCGGGTGCACCGGGACAGCAGCGTGGCACTGGCTCAGCAAGCTGTGCTCCCTGAAAATGCCCTCTTCAGCTCCATCCAGTCCCTACAGTCGGAGTCGGAG CCTCACAGCCTGATTGCCAATGTGATAGTGGGCTCCTCGGTACTGGGCTTTCACATGGGCCGGGATGGACAGGCCTCCCGCCATCTCTCCGAGGTGGCCTCTGCCCTGCGTTCCTTCTCACCACTGCAGtctgcccagcagcctcccagcgGCTTCCAGACAGCGGGAAGGGATGGAGAGGGAGCCCAGCCTCGCAGTGCCAGTGCCATGACAGCCTCCGG TGCTGATGCGAGGACCGTGAGCTCCGGGAGCAGCGCCTGGGAGGGTCAGCTGCAGAGCATGATCCTGTCGGAGTACGCTTCCACCGAGATGAGTCTTCACGCACTCTACATGCATGAG TTGCACAAGCAGCACGCCCAGCTGGAGCCTGAGCGGCACACTTGGCACCGGCGAGAGAGTGATGAGAGCGGGGAGAGCGCCCACGAGGAGCTGGATGCTCAACGAGGtgcccctgtccccatccctcgCTCTGCCAGCTACCCCTTCTCCTCACCACGGCAGCCTGCCGAGGAGACGGCCACGCTGCAGACTGGCTTCCAGCGGCGATACGGTGGGATCACAG ACCCGGGCACAGTACACAGAGCTCCATCACACTTCTCCCGCCTCCCTCTGGGAGGCTGGGCTGAGGATGGGCAGTCGGCCAGACACCCAGAGCCTGTGCCAGAGGAGAGCTCAGAGGATGAGCTTCCACCACAGATCCACAAG GTATAG
- the ATG9A gene encoding autophagy-related protein 9A isoform X1 — protein MKVICSVTENGCLPFKTVLVMLTTLPRVGSRVCRSQVRGVLNAFLPVSVLFCPALPTLVQPEGRLSFCSVLGQTLLWVSNEVRKELGWSQVFLSQLCFTWAECVFLQQRTSLLMTRGRRVFLWWWRGAWLGSCGMPVGQNPLHPSSERRSLQAVLLDCSFHVYNLHQKNGFTCMLIGEIFELMQFIFVVAFTTFLISCVDYDILFANKAVNHSQHPSEPIKVTLPDAFLPPNVCSARIQANSFLICILVIAGVFWIHRLVKFIYNICCYWEIHSFYINALKIPMSTLPYYTWQEVQARIVQIQKEHQICIHKKELTELDIYHRILRFKNYMVAMVNKSLLPIRFRLPLLGDTVFYTRGLKYNFELIFFWGPGSLFENEWSLKAEYKRAGNRLELAEKLSTRILWIGIANFLLCPLILIWQILYAFFSYTEILKREPGSLGARCWSLYGRCYLRHFNELDHELHSRLSKGYKPASKYMNCFISPLLTIVAKNVAFFAGSILAVLIALTIYDEDVLAVEHVLTTVTLLGVGITVCRSFIPDQHLVFCPEQLLRVILAHIHYMPDHWQGNAHRYETRDEFAQLFQYKAVFILEELLSPIITPLILIVCLRPKSLDIVDFFRNFTVEVVGVGDTCSFAQMDVRQHGHPAWMSAGKTEASIYQQAEDGKTELSLMHFAITNPKWQPPRESTAFIGFLKERVHRDSSVALAQQAVLPENALFSSIQSLQSESEPHSLIANVIVGSSVLGFHMGRDGQASRHLSEVASALRSFSPLQSAQQPPSGFQTAGRDGEGAQPRSASAMTASGADARTVSSGSSAWEGQLQSMILSEYASTEMSLHALYMHELHKQHAQLEPERHTWHRRESDESGESAHEELDAQRGAPVPIPRSASYPFSSPRQPAEETATLQTGFQRRYGGITDPGTVHRAPSHFSRLPLGGWAEDGQSARHPEPVPEESSEDELPPQIHKV, from the exons ATGAAAGTGATCTGCTCGGTCACAGAGAATGGCTGCTTGCCATTTAAAACGGTGTTAGTTATGCTAACCACATTACCAAGGGTTGGAAGTAGGGTGTGCCGGTCACAGGTGCGAGGGGTACTAAATGCGTTTTTGCCTGTCTCTGTGTTattctgccctgccctgcccaccctTGTGCAGCCTGAGGGCAGGCTGAGTTTCTGCTCTGTGTTGGGACAGACCCTTCTCTGGGTGTCGAATGAAGTAAGAAAGGAGCTTGGATGGAGTCAAGTCTTCCTATCCCAGCTGTGCTTTACCTGGGCAGAGtgtgttttcctgcagcagagaacCAGCTTGCTGATGACTAGGGGTAGGAGGGTTTTCCTTTGGTGGTGGAGAGGGGCttggctggggagctgtgggatgCCAGTGGGACAGAATCCTCTCCATCCTTCATCAGAGAGAAGGAGTCTCCAGGCTGTTCTCCTTGACTGTAGCTTTCACGTCTATAACCTGCATCAGAAGAATGGCTTCACTTGCATGCTCATTGGAGAGATCTTTGAGCTCAT GCAGTTCATCTTTGTGGTGGCATTCACCACCTTTCTTATCAGCTGCGTTGATTATGATATCCTGTTTGCCAACAAAGCGGTAAATCACAGCCAGCATCCCAGTGAGCCCATTAAGGTGACTCTGCCAGATGCCTTCCTGCCTCCAAATGTCTGTAGTGCAAG AATCCAAGCAAACAGCTTCCTCATCTGCATCCTGGTGATAGCTGGGGTTTTCTGGATCCACCGACTTGTCAAATTTATCTACAACATATGCTGCTATTGGGAGATTCACTCTTTCTACATCAATGCCCTCAAAATCCCTATG TCCACTCTGCCATACTACACCTGGCAGGAGGTGCAGGCTCGCATCGTGCAGATCCAGAAGGAGCATCAGATCTGCATCCACAAGAAGGAGCTGACAGAGCTGGACATCTACCACCGCATCCTTCGCTTCAAGAACTACATGGTGGCCATGGTGAACAAATCACTGCTACCCATCCGCTTCCGCCTGCCCCTGCTGGGAGACACTGTCTTCTACACGCGTGGGCTCAAGTACAACTTTGAGCTCATCTTCTTTTGGGGGCCTGGCTCCCTCTTTGAGAATGAGTGGAGCCTGAAGGCCGAGTACAAGCGGGCCGGGAACCGCCTGGAGCTGGCTGAGAAGCTCAGCACTCGCATTCTCTGGATTGGCATTGCTAacttcctcctctgccccctcATCCTCATCTGGCAGATCCTCTACGCCTTCTTCAGCTACACGGAGATCTTGAAGCGGGAGCCCGGCAGCCTGGGTGCCCGCTGCTGGTCTCTCTATGGCCGCTGTTACCTCCGTCACTTCAACGAGCTGGACCATGAACTGCACTCACGCCTCAGCAAAGGATACAAGCCAGCTTCCAAGTATATGAACTGCTTTATCTCCCCGCTGCTCACCATCGTGGCCAAGAATGTCGCCTTCTTTGCTGGCTCCATCCTGGCTGTGCTGATTGCTCTCACCATCTATGATGAGGATGTGCTGGCGGTTGAGCATGTCCTGACCACAGTCACCCTCCTCGGGGTGGGCATCACGGTGTGCAG GTCTTTCATCCCTGACCAGCACCTGGTGttctgcccagagcagctgctgcgAGTCATCCTGGCACACATCCACTACATGCCTGACCACTGGCAGGGCAATGCCCACCGCTATGAAACCAGGGACGAGTTTGCCCAGCTCTTCCAGTACAAAGCG GTCTTTATCCTGGAGGAGCTCCTCAGTCCCATCATTACCCCCTTGATCCTCATCGTCTGCCTGCGGCCCAAGTCCTTGGACATTGTTGACTTCTTCCGCAACTTCACTGTGGAGGTGGTGGGCGTGGGTGACACCTGCTCCTTTGCCCAGATGGATGTGCGCCAGCATGGCCACCCGGCG tggatgtcaGCAGGAAAGACGGAGGCCTCCATTTACCAGCAGGCTGAGGATGGCAAGACGGAACTGTCCCTCATGCACTTTGCCATCACCAACCCCAAATGGCAGCCACCCCGCGAGAGCACGGCCTTCATCGGCTTCCTGAAGGAGCGGGTGCACCGGGACAGCAGCGTGGCACTGGCTCAGCAAGCTGTGCTCCCTGAAAATGCCCTCTTCAGCTCCATCCAGTCCCTACAGTCGGAGTCGGAG CCTCACAGCCTGATTGCCAATGTGATAGTGGGCTCCTCGGTACTGGGCTTTCACATGGGCCGGGATGGACAGGCCTCCCGCCATCTCTCCGAGGTGGCCTCTGCCCTGCGTTCCTTCTCACCACTGCAGtctgcccagcagcctcccagcgGCTTCCAGACAGCGGGAAGGGATGGAGAGGGAGCCCAGCCTCGCAGTGCCAGTGCCATGACAGCCTCCGG TGCTGATGCGAGGACCGTGAGCTCCGGGAGCAGCGCCTGGGAGGGTCAGCTGCAGAGCATGATCCTGTCGGAGTACGCTTCCACCGAGATGAGTCTTCACGCACTCTACATGCATGAG TTGCACAAGCAGCACGCCCAGCTGGAGCCTGAGCGGCACACTTGGCACCGGCGAGAGAGTGATGAGAGCGGGGAGAGCGCCCACGAGGAGCTGGATGCTCAACGAGGtgcccctgtccccatccctcgCTCTGCCAGCTACCCCTTCTCCTCACCACGGCAGCCTGCCGAGGAGACGGCCACGCTGCAGACTGGCTTCCAGCGGCGATACGGTGGGATCACAG ACCCGGGCACAGTACACAGAGCTCCATCACACTTCTCCCGCCTCCCTCTGGGAGGCTGGGCTGAGGATGGGCAGTCGGCCAGACACCCAGAGCCTGTGCCAGAGGAGAGCTCAGAGGATGAGCTTCCACCACAGATCCACAAG GTATAG